A genomic stretch from Malus domestica chromosome 15, GDT2T_hap1 includes:
- the LOC103429474 gene encoding wall-associated receptor kinase-like 20 — protein sequence MVVVPALSIFILLLLLFNHGYITTAFAADSPACKPTCGSLQLRYPFGTGPGCGSPIFQPYITCAFINNQQQLLLLTTHTGSYPITSISYASQTLILTPPSMSNCTSMQPSSSNFGLDWASPFQLGPSTFILLSCQPPTSSLTLKPSGIPVCDPSYSYLCASIYTCPSVVGLGLPLFPPTNTCCVYSPGNLDAKGELDLNGLKCASFTSVVSLGDYPTDPVRWEYGVALKYSHGGLDSGIVDTKCKSCEMSDGVCGYRVDDHDQFLCVCKNGYNTSSDCHNNYTPDSELLWGSGACDNHLPVNIWKMWSALVAGLMIIMLEREMAFTWKCFF from the exons ATGGTTGTTGTACCAGCTCTTTCAATattcatcctcctcctcctcctcttcaacCACGGCTACATCACCACAGCCTTCGCCGCAGACTCGCCTGCTTGCAAGCCCACATGTGGATCCCTGCAACTGAGATACCCATTTGGCACAGGCCCTGGCTGTGGCTCACCAATTTTCCAACCCTACATAACCTGCGCATTTATCAATAATCAGCAGCAGCTCCTCCTCCTCACCACCCACACAGGCTCATACCCTATCACTTCCATTTCCTATGCCTCCCAAACCCTAATCCTAACCCCACCCTCCATGTCCAACTGCACCTCCATGCAACCCTCTTCCTCCAACTTCGGCCTTGACTGGGCCTCCCCATTTCAGCTCGGCCCATCAACTTTCATCCTCTTGTCCTGCCAGCCCCCCACCTCTTCCCTCACCCTCAAACCCTCCGGCATCCCCGTCTGTGATCCCTCCTACTCTTACCTTTGTGCTTCTATCTATACGTGTCCATCCGTCGTAGGTCTTGGCCTCCCCTTGTTCCCCCCAACAAACACATGCTGTGTGTATTCACCAGGGAATCTTGATGCTAAGGGTGAGTTGGACCTCAACGGGTTAAAGTGTGCCTCATTTACATCCGTGGTGTCTCTCGGAGACTACCCGACGGACCCTGTGCGGTGGGAGTATGGGGTGGCGTTGAAGTACAGTCACGGTGGTTTGGACAGTGGCATTGTGGATACAAAGTGCAAGAGCTGTGAGATGAGTGATGGGGTTTGTGGGTATAGGGTTGATGATCATGATCAGTTTCTTTGTGTGTGTAAAAATGGTTACAACACCTCATCAGATTGCCATAATAATTACACTCCGGATTCGGAACTGCTTTGGGGCTCCGGCGCCTGTGATAATCATTTACCAGTTAATATTT GGAAAATGTGGTCTGCGCTTGTGGCTGGCTTGATGATCATAATGCTTGAGAGAGAGATGGCTTTTACTTGGAAATGCTTCTTTTGA